One Gadus chalcogrammus isolate NIFS_2021 chromosome 7, NIFS_Gcha_1.0, whole genome shotgun sequence genomic window, TGCAGCATTATGTCtgcgtgtatgtttatgtttatctCGGCCTCCTACTTTTGTTTTTCACCGGCCTGCAGCAGGTAGACGCAGCTGCTGTAACGGAGATGGCCAATTTAAATTGGAAACCGTTCATTTACGGAGGGATGGCCTCGATTGTCGCAGAATTCGGTACGTGATGCACAAAAGCATTCGCACTAGCTGTTTTTCATGCCAATATTACATTTTGGTAATGCCTGCCATACATATACAGTTAATCATCACCTTGTATTTTATAGCATCGCAGATCAGCAGAGAACCCTATACTTATGCTGCAGTTGATTTGAAGTACTTAACGGGATAATTGACCATGGTACATCACACATTTGAATTGCAGTTTAAGCTTGGAGTTGTTATGTCATAGCATTGCATacatattttcttcaataaGGTTATACAAGACACAAGACAACAATttataattacatttattatcttgtttataagtgttgaatgttttttagttatattttgtgtgaaggcccATGTATTCTTACCCCACCACAACTTTTGATCAAAAGTAATCCTTGTTGCTTCTTATGTGACTACTGTTTAGGTTATGTTGTTTTGGTACAGTTCTACAAACATAAATGTATTCTTGTAATGCAAGATGCCAGCAACGATGCTTGCCAGCAACGATGCTTGCCAGCAAATAATTcactagctcctcttgtttcaTATACGTTACATTATTCAagcttacatacatacatacatacatacatgcatgcatacatacatacatgcatacatacatacatgaatatatacacacaaagttTATAGTTCATTCACGGATATGGTTTCCCTCCACAGGTACGTTTCCCATCGACTGTACCAAGACGAGGCTACAGGTCCAGGGTCAGGCCCAGTACATGGAGGTGCGCTACAAGGGGATGTTCCATGCCCTCTACAGGATCGGCAAGGAGGAGGGCGTCAAGGCACTCTACTCAGGGTGATCATTCAACCTTTTTGCCCATGAAACACCTATCTACTTCTAGATGTCAAAAACCTTGTCACCGGTTTCGAGGACTAGCTCTGGAGGAATCCTATGATCTCTTAATGGCTTAAAATCATCCCAGTCCCCTGCTGGCATTGGTTGTTCCACTCCGGTGTCCGACTACGGCTAAAATTATACCCAGGGTCTGACCACACATGGTGATTATACCAGAGATAATATACCACATCAAGTCTGAGGTCCGCTCAGGTCAAACTCACTGACCGGTGCATCTTGTTAAAGTCCTCAAGGGGCTGGAAGGGGAGACGTGTTTACGAAAATAAATTCATGTGTGTTTTCAGATGTTTGTTCGCAGGCTGTGTCAACACACCAAACGCCTTGCACAAACAAACTTATAATGAACAAGCCCATAGGCAAATACAGTAACGTATACATCTCAACAATGAAACCTTTAAGATGATTTCATTACAATCATGCATGTTTAGGACATGGTGAATGGTTGATGATAAACTACAACAAGGCAAGGGGAATACGAAGCAGTACAAAAATATTTGTTATATCTTATTGTTTGCAGTACTTTCAATAGCAAACCTATTGCTTTTGGATTTTTCCAAAATAGGACTCTGATGTAACTCTACCTTCAGCTTCCTGCTGTTAGTTGATCACTCATATCAGTAGGATATCGGGTTTGTGGTGGAGCGTTTATCAATTTTGGATGCAAAATTCCATCCTTATTATATTACTGACCCATAGGCAAATGCATTTATGGCTTGTTCCCACCAGCTTGTGTTTGCGCATGATCAGGGCTACACATTGAGGTGGACTACTGGGGTGTACAAGTGCAATGTTTGTCACATTAAATCAAGATCAAGCTCTTTTACCAGACAGAAGTTAATTTTAAGTAAATTTTCATTGACATTTCAGGGATTTACCTGCAAGTATATCACATCATGAAAGGCTTATGCGCACTTTCTCTTCACAGGATTTCCCCGGCGCTGCTGAGACAAGCTTCATACGGGACAATCAAGATCGGAACGTACAACACCCTCAAGAGACTGTTTGTCACCAATCCCGAAGGTCTGTTCCTTTTCCTTCAAGTGACAAGCATCCGAAGGATAACTCTGCTAAATTGTTAAACGTATAAATAAGGCTTTATCTCGAGGCCTTCAAAGGCATTAAAATCTTTTATATATTTGCATACGTCTTAAATAATTGTTGTGACGGTCAGGAGTGTAAAAATTACAAACCTAAGGCCCATGAATGTGCAACTTTGATGCAGTTTATGTGAAATCGATATTTATTTGCCTGCCACGGCATGCACAAGCTGTGTTGACCCCTGCACTAGGGAGATGGCTTGTTGTCAGAAAAGCAGCACTGCTGGGATAAACAGACAGAATTAGAACAAAGAACCatacaaataaatgcatggACTCTAGATGGAGGACTGTCATTTATATTTAGCGATATTAAAGGTATAAAAAGTATTAACTTGAACATTAAAGTAAATGTCCTGCCTCTTTGGAACCAGTCTGGTAAAAAATGGAATCAAGGCACAGCTTACTGCTTTGGGTGGCCTATGAAGATCTTCACAAGCTCTCACAGGGTGTTTACACGATCTAGATTATCGCTGCTTATTGTTTTGCGTGCTGCTTAGTCTCACAAATCAACACTTGGATTGATATCTAAATTCTGATGGCAGATGAGCTGAAATCTGGGTAAACAAAGTGGTGGAATAATcatggggctggagggggggtctGTAACCTCAATTGGCTAACAAAAACTTGTCCAGCAGGAGTAAACTGTAAAAAAGTAACCAACgttttcaaatcaacactgtaGACTGGCCAATATAATATGTAGATATCCACTTCTGATGGCTTCAGCCATCCATTCGTTTTCTTCGGTAGAATATCTCTGTAACCAAAGAAACGAGGTGGCATCTCCACCCCTTGCAGTTTCTGGTTTCCGAGGCTCTGTGCGGTCTCTGAATTTCTGCTATAGGGCTTGTACaacagaatgcatcatgggatttttggTTGACGTACTCTGCCatattgagaggactcaagagagttGCATTACTGTCAAATCCTAAATCAACGTAAATATACCATAACCTAGGTTATGACAAACAAAGTTTTGCCACGTCTCCCCGGGGAAACGctgtggcagtttcaaacacaacaatgacTCGCCATAATGAGAAATTATTTCACAAGTCATTCCTAAAAAATGACAGAAAAAAGGCTACAATGCTACTAAAATGGAGACGGCCATTGTGATTTACAAGGCCGTTGCACATTCGGGCTGCTGGATCTCATTTTAGGTGCTGCCAGACAAACTGAGTTTCCAGAGCCCAAACTCTTTGCATATTCTCCTGGTGCAGCACGGCTGCTGCACGGAGGAGGCATTGGTCTGCGGCTCGTGTCTCTGGTTCATTATGACAGGATAATGGAAACCATAAAGGACGGGCCGCTGAGATCATGAGGAGGGTTAAATGGTGGTTTTCAGTGTAAGCATACTCACGGAAACCACAGCCTATGCGGTTCCTTTTCTAATAGTCAGTGTGGTGTTTGCACTCAATGCTGCATGACGGATATGGGTTGACGTTGAACGTTGGAAAGAGGATGGTGAATTAGTTCAAAGCAAAAAAATATGAAGTgaagttattatttattttaacatttgaTTCGGTCTCTGTTTGGACACGATGTGCTACACGACTTGCATTATCTACCTAGGCCACTAAAGGGGGTTAGCGTTCTTCCATTTTGGTGCGTTCATTCGATTGTCATCCTAATCATGACGTATAGAAAACCTATCTAAACACTGTTTCAATATTTCCATTCAAAATTGCCTGAATTGGAAGAATGAAATCTTCATGGGGtttgagtgcgtgcgtgtgcgtgtgcgtgtgcttgcgcatgtgcgtgcgttGGCTAAACGTGTATCCGGTGTCTTCCCTGGCAGATGAAACCATGGTGATCAACGTGTTCTGTGGGGTGGTTTCCGGAGTGCTGTCGTCCTCCATGGCCAATCCCACCGACGTCCTCAAGGTCATTCTCTTCATTACATTTACAAACTATTGTGGCGGAACGGGAGGCTTCTCGGGCTGTTACACTGTGGTAGTTTCAACAACAATGGATCAGAAACAGAAACGCGGCTAGACAGTAGGCTAGAAAGAGTTTAGTTTGTTATACACGTGTCGTGTGAGGAACAGTAATGATCTTCAGTCTCTTTTAACATATTTCGTGTAATAATTTGGTTATAACTTTTGATACTGATGAATCGATTAGTTATGCAATTAATATTTCTGTATCAAAAGCGTTGTTTTCACGTGCATGTTAGTGAAAATATTAGTTTTAACTTGAATAATCGCCACTTTTTTTATCGGGCTCCATCCTCAATGATCACGATGCGCTCTGCCTGGTCCGTTTCAGATCCGCATGCAGGCCCAGGGTAGCTTGCTCCAAGGCAGCATGATCTCCAACTTCGTCAACATCTACAAGACGGAAGGCACCAGGGGGCTGTGGAGGGTAAGTTGTTGTTGTTCGGGATCCGATCGCAAACAAACGCACAGGAAGTCAAAACAAAACCTCAATGTTTGAACCCTGGACGGGTCTGGCGTCATGACGTGTGGTCCCGTGGGCGTTCCCTTCTCCC contains:
- the LOC130386351 gene encoding kidney mitochondrial carrier protein 1-like isoform X1; the protein is MLHFLRLQHYVCVYVYVYLGLLLLFFTGLQQVDAAAVTEMANLNWKPFIYGGMASIVAEFGTFPIDCTKTRLQVQGQAQYMEVRYKGMFHALYRIGKEEGVKALYSGISPALLRQASYGTIKIGTYNTLKRLFVTNPEDETMVINVFCGVVSGVLSSSMANPTDVLKIRMQAQGSLLQGSMISNFVNIYKTEGTRGLWRGVIPTAQRAAIVVGVELPVYDITKKHLISSGTMGDTILTHFISSFTCGLAGAVASNPVDVVRTRMMNQRALSGGPAYKGTLDGVMQTWKNEGFFALYKGFWPNWLRLGPWNIIFFITFEKLKQMPL
- the LOC130386351 gene encoding brain mitochondrial carrier protein 1-like isoform X2, coding for MANLNWKPFIYGGMASIVAEFGTFPIDCTKTRLQVQGQAQYMEVRYKGMFHALYRIGKEEGVKALYSGISPALLRQASYGTIKIGTYNTLKRLFVTNPEDETMVINVFCGVVSGVLSSSMANPTDVLKIRMQAQGSLLQGSMISNFVNIYKTEGTRGLWRGVIPTAQRAAIVVGVELPVYDITKKHLISSGTMGDTILTHFISSFTCGLAGAVASNPVDVVRTRMMNQRALSGGPAYKGTLDGVMQTWKNEGFFALYKGFWPNWLRLGPWNIIFFITFEKLKQMPL